TGGCGGGAATAGGTGGTGGTGCGCAGTTCCGGGATCTCCGCTTCCAGTGTGGAATCGGTCATGGCCGAGGCAGGCGATCCGAAGGTGATGCCGCCGAACCCTTTGGGCGGGGCAGGGATGGATGCTGCGGCTTTCTCGGGGGCCTTGGCCCCGGGGGCGGCGGGTTTGCCCTTGGCGGCGGGTTTGGCCGGGGCGGCGGGTTTGCCGGAGTTGATCGAGGTGGTGGACGGGGGCGGGTCGCCCGCCTTGGTCTTGGTGGTGGACGGGCCTTTGGGCACGCAGGCCAGGGGCAGGGCCAGCAAAAAAAGAATCAGAACCGGACGAAGGACATGTCGCATGGGGTCAAACCTCGGAATATGGCGTCTTAGTGGGGCCGTGAGGCATGGCCCGGAGAGGCGAAGAAAGCATGATTTCGCCGGACAATGTGAAGAAAAAGCAAAATATCCCAAGAGGATACCTTGGGATGTGCCCAGGGCGCGCCCCCGGCCAGGCGTCGTTGAGTCAGCTGGATTGAAGAAGCGGGCATGCCTTGCATCGCCCCAGAAGTAGCAGTTTGGGTGGTGGTTGAAAAGGGATTTTGAAAAATCATGTTGCCAAAGAGTTGAAAATAACTATAAAGGCGATTTTCAGGGTCCGAGGCGACGGTTCGAACGTGTGTTTTTTCACAAGGAGAAGTGGGTATGACTGTTGAGGGCGTGGTAAAGTGGTTCAATGAGAAGAAGGGTTTTGGCTTCATTCAGCAGCGCGAGGGTGATGACGTTTTTGTCCATTATAAGGATATCCAGGGAGCTGGATTCAAGACTTTGGCCGAGGGTGAGAAAGTTTCCTTCGAAATTGTGGATGGGGAGAAAGGCAAAAAGGCCGTCAATGTGACGCGCCTGGGATAGCTTTGTTTTTTGCAATACGTCGCGTGCGGACCTGAAAAAAACACGGGCGGCTCGAATCTTCGGGCCGCCCGTGTTTCTTTTCAAGGTCCGGCTAGAACGTGTATTTAAATCCCAGGGCCACCTTCCAGGCGTCGTTGATCATGTGCGTGAACTGCCGGGTGGGGCTGTTCCATATGCTCGATTTGGCCCCGGACAGGTTGGCCCAGCCGGTTTCCAGGGTCAGGGCCAGATTGTCGTAGATCATGTACCGGGAGTCGACGGTCAGGCCCAGGAGCCATTCCCCTTCGGCCAGGGTCTTGCCCATGGTCAGGTACTCGCCGTTGCCTCCCGAGGCGGCCACGGCCAGCCGCATGCCCCGTGGCGAACTGGTCCCGGTCATGGCCGTCAGCGAGATGATGTGGGAGAGCCGCTCGAAAAACGAGAGGTTTTCAAAGGCCAGGGTGGCGCCCATGGAGCCAGTGGGGTCCACGCCGATGTTGTCGTTGGTGAAATCCTGGTTGCACGGGAAGAGAAAGGAATTGGCCATGCCGAAGTTGGGGGAGATGGCCGGGATGCGTTCGCTGCCGTTTGTCAGGCTGTCGTCCTCGCCGCTGGACCACCACACGCCGATCTCCGGGGTGACGAAGGACAGCCCGGTATACTGCACCCCGGCGTCGAAGAAGTAGCCGTAGCGGCGATTGCGGGCGGCGTCGGCCATGGCTGTCTGGCCGTAGATGGCGTCGGCCTGGAAGACGATGGGGGCAAGGGCGTCGATGACCAAGGAGGCCCCGGCCCACAGGCCGAGGTTTTGGTTGTCCTGGTAGCCTGTGGGGGTCAGGTACGAACCGCCCGAGCGCAGACCGGCCCGCACGGAGGATGACAGGTTCGCTCCCTGGCCGATGACCCCGGCCATGGCCCAGGGGGTGATGTCGACGCCGTCCAGGGTGATGGGCAGGGTGAGAAAGTACAGGTCCAGTTCGTCGGCCACCTGGGTGGTGGTGGCGTCGAAGGCCCCATTGTCCGTGCGCCGGGTGAACCCCAGGTTCAGGGCCAGGGTATCCTCAATGAGCGGGGCGGTGATCACGATTCCTGCCGTGCTCTTGGTCCCCTGCTTGGAGGCCAGGATCACGCTGTCGTAGAAAACGGGTGACTGGGGCAGGGACAGGGGTTGCAGGCCCACGGTGAATTGTATCTTCGTATCCGGCCACTTGAACTGGAGATAGGCCTGGTAGACCTGGATGCTGACCTGGGCGGCGTCGGCGGTATAGGTTCCCGTGCCCCAGGCCGTATCCGTGACCATGAATCCCAGACGGAACTTCAAGGCGTCGCTGGTGATGAAGTCCGTCCGGATGCGGAACCGCTGGTAGATCTGCAGGGTGTCTTCGGTGGCCGTACCGGTGGCGTTCCATCCGGTGAAGTTGCGGTTTTGGAAGAAAATGCCGTAAACCCGGAAATCTCCAGCCATTTTGACGTCCAGGCCGGCCAGGGCGGAGGCGGCCGGACACAGCAGGACCACAAGCAGGCAGATCACAATTCGGCGCATGGCGGAGGCTCCTTGGCAAAGCAGGTTCTTTCGGACGGAAAATTGACAGCGGGCTATGATAATGTCAATCCAACACGGTCAACGGACCACCGCGTGATCCACGGCCTGGCAGGGGAACACCGGGGATGCAACCACCCTATATGACAGAGAAAGAGGATATGTGACATGGAGACGAAGATTTTACTTCCAGAGAGGGAAATGCCCACCAGATGGTACAACGCCCTGCCCGATCTGCCCACGCCCCTGGCCCCTCCGCTTGATCCCCAGACGCACAAGCCGCTGACCCCGGACCAACTGGAACCCATCTTTCCCAAGGCCGTCATCGAGCAGGAGCTGTCTCCCAAAAACTGGATCGACATCCCCGAACCGGTCCTGGACATCTACCGGCTCTACCGGCCCACTCCCCTTATCCGGGCCAAACGCCTGGAAGAGGCCCTGGGGGTCAAGTGCCGCATCTATTATAAAAACGAGTCCGTGTCCCCGGCGGGATCGCATAAGCCCAACACCGCCATCCCCCAGGTCTATTACAACAAGATCGAGGGCGTGAAGCGCATCGCCACCGAGACCGGCGCGGGCCAGTGGGGCACGGCCCTGTCCTTTGCCTGCGGCATGTTCGGGTTGTCCTGCACCGTGTACATGGTCAAGGTCAGCTACAACCAGAAGCCCTATCGTCGAAGCCTCATCCAGGCCTACGGCGGCGAGGTCTTCGCCTCGCCCTCGGACAAGACCCGCACCGGCCAGGCGATGCTGGAAAAAGACCCGGACTGCGCCGGGAGCCTGGGCTTGGCCATCTCCGAGGCCGTGGAGGACGCGGCCACCCACGACGATACGAAGTATTCCCTGGGCAGCGTGCTCAACCATGTGCTCCTGCACCAGACCATCTGCGGCCTGGAGACGGAAAAGCAACTGGCCATGATCGGCGAGAAGCCCGACTATCTGGTCGGTTGCGTGGGCGGCGGCAGCAACTTCGCCGGTCTGTTTCTGCCGTTTTTGCCGCGCAGGCTGGCCGGGGAGAAGGTGCGGTTCATCGCCATCGAGCCCAAGGCCTGCCCCACCCTGACCCGGGGCGATTTCCGCTACGATTACGGCGACGTGGCCAGGCTCACCCCCCTGATCAAGATGCATACCCTGGGGCATTCCTTCATGCCCGCGCCCATCCACGCCGGGGGCCTGCGTTACCACGGCGATGCCCCGCTTCTGTGCAATCTGGTGGCCGAGGGGCTGGTCGAGGCCGAGGCCTATCATCAACTGGAGTGCTTTGACGCGGCCAAGCTTTTCCTGCGCACCGAGGGCTTTTTGCCCGCCCCCGAAACCTCCCACGCCATCAAGGGGGCCATTGAGACGGCCAAACGGGCCAAGCCCGGCGAGGTGGTGGTCTTTTTGTATTCGGGCCACGGTCTGTTGGATCTTGCTTCCTACGACGCCTACCTGGGCGGCAAGCTGACCAACTTCGAGTATCCCGAGGAGCATATCACCGAGGCCCTCAAGGCCTGCCCGGTGATCGAGGAATAGACGCGCCGCTGGCGGCGTGTTGGGCCGCTGTACGTATCGGCATGGAGAAACGCCCCTCTTCCTTTCTCAGGCAGTGGGGCGTTTCGCCGTTGGAGGGGAACGGGCCTGGAGGCGGAGGCGACAGGCCGGTTATTGGCGGCGCGGCGGAAAAACGGGGAGGCGGACACAGAAAAGGCGCGTTGTCGCAAGGGCTGCTGCGGCAGGGATGCGGGACGGCCATCCGGCGAGGGGCTTATGCAGCCGGAGCCGTGGGGTCAGGATTGGGCGACGGCCGCCACGGCCTGGTCGGTGAGGTCGAACATCCGGGGGCCGTGGTCGAATCCGGCCAGGTGCAGGATGCCATGGCACAGCATGCGGATGAAGTGCTGCCGGGGCGGCTGGCCATAGAGAAAGGCCTCGCGGGCCACGGTGTCCACGCTGATGGCCATGTCGCCCAGGTAGTCGGGCTGGCCGGGGTCGTCCAGGGGAAAGGACAGGACGTTTGTCGGGCCGGGGAGGCCCAGATAGGCGAGGTTGAGGGCCTCGATCTCCTGGTCCGCGACCACGCGCAGGGAGAGGGTTTTTCCCGGCAGGCCGAGAATCTCCAGGGTCTTGTCCACAAGAATCTGGAGGTCGCGCCGGGAGATGGGCATATTCACCCGGCGCAGGCCCGGAGAGACCTCGATCATGCGGCCTGTTCCGGGGAGGGCTTGGCGATTTCGGCCGGAGCCTCTTTGGGTTTTGCGGGTTTGTTGCCGCTGCGGTCGATGGTCGGATATTCGATGCGTTGGTGGAAGATGCCGGTCAGGATGCGGTGGAAGGTCTCGGTCAGAAGCGTGAGATCCTTCAGCGTCAGTTGGGACTCGTCCAGCTCGCCCTCGGTGTAGATCTTGCGCAGGATGCTTTGGATGTGCCCCTTGATGCGGCTGGGGGTGGGATCGACCAGGGTCCGGCTGGAGGCCTCGATGGCGTCGGCCAGAAGAATGAGCCCGGCCTCTTTGGATTGCGGCTTGGGGCCGGGATAGCGGAACTCTTCCTCGCGCACGGGGTCTTCGCCCTTGGCCTCGGCCATCTCCTGGGCCTTGTGGTAGAAAAAGGTGATGAGCGTGGTGCCGTGGTGCTGGCTGATGAGGTCGGTGATGACCGGCCCGAGCTTGTGTTCCCGAGCCAGTTCCACGCCCTTTTTGACGTGGGAGATGAGGATCAGCGCGCTCATGGAGGGCGTGAGCTTGTTGTGGCGGTTCTCTTTCCCGGAGATGTTCTCGATGAAATATTGGGGATTCTTGAGCTTGCCGATGTCGTGGTACAGGGCCGCGACCTTGGCCAGAAGGGCGTTGGCCCCGATGACCCGGGCTCCGGCCTCGGCCATGTTGGAAACCACCAGGGAGTGGTGGTAGGTGCCGGGGGCCTTGACCATGAGTTCCTGGAGCAGGGGCTGTTCCAGGTTCATGAGCTCCATGAGCCGAAAGCGCGAGGAATAGCCGAAGATCAGTTCCATGATGGGCGAGATGCCCATGACTGCAAGCAGGGTCAGAAGGCCGTTGAGGACAATAAAGAAGACGCCGGTTCCCGCCGTGGCCAGATCGATGAAGTCCATGAGGTTGACGGCGACCCACATGAAAAGCAGCGTGGCGATGAGCGGGATGCTGGTTTTTAAGACCTGGACCCGGGTTTCGGAGCGTTTGAGCAGGAAGATGAAGATCATGGCCCCGATGAAGTAGTAGCAAAAGAGGTTGAGGTCCGCGCCGATCAGGCGGCAGGTCAGAAACGACAGCATAAGGCTCATGAGGATGCACAGCCGCTTGGGGAAAAACAGGGCCAGGATGCCCGAGGCCCCGGCCAGGGGCAGGCTGTAGGCGAAGTACATGGCCCGCACGGATTCGGGAACGTCGCCAGTTGGCAGGCGCACGGCGTTGCCGAATTTGGCGAACAGTCCAAAGGCCAGAAACACCGTGCCCAGAAACAGCCAGTCCTTGTCGGAGACGGCCCGAAGCCCTCGTTTTTCGAGGGAAAAATGCAGCACCAAAAGCAGGAGCAGACACATGACGAGGCCGCCCACCCCTTCCATATATTGCACGCCGCCGGACTGGAGGCGGTAGAGGGACTGGAGCTTGAGCTGCTGGACCGGGCCCACCCGCTCACCCTGGCGGACGATGATCTCGCCCTTTTTGATGTTGTAATACAGGGGCTCCACAGCAGCCATGATCTCGCGCTTGCGCCCCTGGGTGGTCTCCTGGTTCAGGGTCAGGTTGGGAACCAGAAAGGGGTGGATGAGGGCGCTGACGGCCTTGCGCACCCGTATGGGCCGGTTGAGATCGGTCTTGAGATGCGCCTCCAGGGCGTCGCGGATCTGTTTGAGGTCTTTGATGTCCCGGGGGTCGATGCGCAGCATTTCCATGTTGCTGGGCAGATCGCGGATGAGGATGCCGTTTTTGTAGGCCAAAAGGATGCTTGAAGCCGAAACCACGCCAGGTTCGTAGGCCGTCTTGATCCAGGGCAGGATCCGGGTGCGCACCAGGTCGCGCAGATCGGCCCGTTGCCAGGAGTCGATGACGTCCTGGCCGATTTCGACATTGAGATTTTCAGAGATCTGCCAGCGCAGTTTTTCCAACTCTTCGCCGCTGGCCTCGGATACGGCGTTTAAAATGTCGTCCACGCCCTTGGTCAGGTCGATGAAGGGTTTGGGGCTCAGGTCGAAGACCGGGGGCTGGGTCTCAGCCACCTGTTCGCGGCGGCTGGCCGTGGCCGCGGTATCCTCGATCTGGAGGTTCTGGTCGGCGGCCACGTCGTGGGTGGCCACCTCGCCGGCCACGAAGAGCTTGATGCGGTTTTGGAACCCCATGGTGGACAAAAGGCAAAGGACGGCCAGAACCGTCAGGAAAAAGAGCAGCCCGGCCACGGGAAACGGTTTGACGTCTTTTCCCGGCGCCTTCTGCGTGGCCTTGCCCTTGATCTGGGCCTGGGGCCGCAGGTGCTTTTTAACCTTGTCGAAGATCTCGCTCATAGGCCTGTACGATCCGTCCCACCAGGGGGTGGCGGATCACGTCTTCCTCGTGAAAAGCGATGAACGCCAACCCCGCCACATCGGTCAAGATGCGTCTGGCCTCCACCAGCCCGGAAACGGCCCGGGGAGGGAGGTCGATCTGGGTCACGTCGCCGGTGACCACGGCCTTGGAGCCAAGTCCCAGGCGGGTCAAAAACATCTTCATCTGCTCGGGGGTGGTGTTTTGGGCCTCGTCGAGGATGATGAAGGCGTCATTTAGGGTCCGGCCGCGCATGAAGGCCAGGGGCGCGACCTCGATGACCCCGGTCTCGATCATCTCATGAACCTTCCGGAAGTCGAGCATGTCGTTTAAGGCGTCGTAGAGGGGGCGCAGATAGGGCGTGACCTTTTCGATCATGTCTCCGGGGAGGAACCCGAGTTTTTCCCCGGCCTCAACCGCCGGGCGGGTCAGCACCAGCCGCTTGCAGCGCCGTTCCAGAAGGGCCGAGACCGCCATGGCCACGGCCAGATAGGTCTTGCCGGTTCCGGCCGGGCCGATGCCGAAGACCAGGTCGTGTTCGCGGATGGCCGCCACATAGTCTTTCTGGGTGGCGGATTTTGGGGTGACGGTCTTTTTGGGGGAGACGGCCACGGCGTCGCCCGAAAAAACGGTTCCCAGCCGGGCCTCTGGCTCCCGGGCCAGGACGGCCAGGGCCCGCTCCACATCCCCCTGGCCCACGGGAAGCCCCCGGCGCAGGATGCCGTAAAGCTGCACCAGCACGCTTTCGGCATGGGATACGGCTTCCCTGGACGAGGCCCGCAGGGTGGCGGTGCTGCCCCGGGTGTCGATCTGTGCGCCGCTTTTTTCGGCGATCAGCGTGACGTTCTCGTTGTGCGGCCCGAAGAGATCCCGGGCCAGCAGCGAGTCGTCGAAATCCAAACGGCGCTCAAAGCCGCTACGATGGCTCATGTGTCTCCATGACGGCGCATGCGTCCGCAGGACGGAAAAAACGCGTCGGCCTCAACAAGGCTGCAGGTCGCCTCGGGGGATGCTTCCGCCGTCACCGGGCAATACGCAAATCCAGGCCGGACCACAAGGGGATGTCCGGGATTTCCCGGTCAGTCGATGCAAGAATGTCCACGCCAAAGAGAAGATCGATTTGGAGATCGTCAAGACTGGCGAAGCGTATTCTCCAATTCGGGAGAAAGATTCACGGCCAGGGTTTCCGCCAGCTTCTCCACCTGGACCTGGCCCGGGGCGAAGCCCTTGCCCCGGCGCACGTCCCGGACCAGGGCCATGAGCACGTTTGCCTTGGCGTCGCCCGCCCGCCAACTGGCCAGGGCGGCCAGGGTCGCGGCCTCGACGAGGCTTTGCCGGGGAACCTCGCGGCCGGGGTGGTCCCGGCGTAAAATGACATGGGAGCCCGGGCCGCCCTCCACATGAAACCAATAGTCGAAGGGCGAGGCGGCCTTGCGCAGAAGCTCCTCGTTGGCCCGGGCGTTTTTCCCGCGAAGAACCAGAAAGCCGTCCGAGGTGCGGTAGACGTGGGCCGGGATGCCGCGAAAGCGTCCCGATTCCAGGTCGTCGGCAGGGGCCGTGGATTTTGCGGCGCGACCTCCGGCCGGTTTCGCGGCCGGTTTGCCGCCCGGGGCGGGTCCGCCTGAAGCGGAAGGCCGATCCGGCCAGCCTGCCAAAGGATCGTCGGCCTTCGTCGGGTCGTTCAGGGCGGCCCGGCGCGCGGCCACCACGGCCAAGCCC
Above is a genomic segment from Desulfolutivibrio sulfodismutans DSM 3696 containing:
- a CDS encoding cold-shock protein; this encodes MTVEGVVKWFNEKKGFGFIQQREGDDVFVHYKDIQGAGFKTLAEGEKVSFEIVDGEKGKKAVNVTRLG
- a CDS encoding outer membrane homotrimeric porin, with protein sequence MRRIVICLLVVLLCPAASALAGLDVKMAGDFRVYGIFFQNRNFTGWNATGTATEDTLQIYQRFRIRTDFITSDALKFRLGFMVTDTAWGTGTYTADAAQVSIQVYQAYLQFKWPDTKIQFTVGLQPLSLPQSPVFYDSVILASKQGTKSTAGIVITAPLIEDTLALNLGFTRRTDNGAFDATTTQVADELDLYFLTLPITLDGVDITPWAMAGVIGQGANLSSSVRAGLRSGGSYLTPTGYQDNQNLGLWAGASLVIDALAPIVFQADAIYGQTAMADAARNRRYGYFFDAGVQYTGLSFVTPEIGVWWSSGEDDSLTNGSERIPAISPNFGMANSFLFPCNQDFTNDNIGVDPTGSMGATLAFENLSFFERLSHIISLTAMTGTSSPRGMRLAVAASGGNGEYLTMGKTLAEGEWLLGLTVDSRYMIYDNLALTLETGWANLSGAKSSIWNSPTRQFTHMINDAWKVALGFKYTF
- a CDS encoding TrpB-like pyridoxal phosphate-dependent enzyme, with amino-acid sequence METKILLPEREMPTRWYNALPDLPTPLAPPLDPQTHKPLTPDQLEPIFPKAVIEQELSPKNWIDIPEPVLDIYRLYRPTPLIRAKRLEEALGVKCRIYYKNESVSPAGSHKPNTAIPQVYYNKIEGVKRIATETGAGQWGTALSFACGMFGLSCTVYMVKVSYNQKPYRRSLIQAYGGEVFASPSDKTRTGQAMLEKDPDCAGSLGLAISEAVEDAATHDDTKYSLGSVLNHVLLHQTICGLETEKQLAMIGEKPDYLVGCVGGGSNFAGLFLPFLPRRLAGEKVRFIAIEPKACPTLTRGDFRYDYGDVARLTPLIKMHTLGHSFMPAPIHAGGLRYHGDAPLLCNLVAEGLVEAEAYHQLECFDAAKLFLRTEGFLPAPETSHAIKGAIETAKRAKPGEVVVFLYSGHGLLDLASYDAYLGGKLTNFEYPEEHITEALKACPVIEE
- the ybeY gene encoding rRNA maturation RNase YbeY codes for the protein MIEVSPGLRRVNMPISRRDLQILVDKTLEILGLPGKTLSLRVVADQEIEALNLAYLGLPGPTNVLSFPLDDPGQPDYLGDMAISVDTVAREAFLYGQPPRQHFIRMLCHGILHLAGFDHGPRMFDLTDQAVAAVAQS
- a CDS encoding HD family phosphohydrolase; this translates as MSEIFDKVKKHLRPQAQIKGKATQKAPGKDVKPFPVAGLLFFLTVLAVLCLLSTMGFQNRIKLFVAGEVATHDVAADQNLQIEDTAATASRREQVAETQPPVFDLSPKPFIDLTKGVDDILNAVSEASGEELEKLRWQISENLNVEIGQDVIDSWQRADLRDLVRTRILPWIKTAYEPGVVSASSILLAYKNGILIRDLPSNMEMLRIDPRDIKDLKQIRDALEAHLKTDLNRPIRVRKAVSALIHPFLVPNLTLNQETTQGRKREIMAAVEPLYYNIKKGEIIVRQGERVGPVQQLKLQSLYRLQSGGVQYMEGVGGLVMCLLLLLVLHFSLEKRGLRAVSDKDWLFLGTVFLAFGLFAKFGNAVRLPTGDVPESVRAMYFAYSLPLAGASGILALFFPKRLCILMSLMLSFLTCRLIGADLNLFCYYFIGAMIFIFLLKRSETRVQVLKTSIPLIATLLFMWVAVNLMDFIDLATAGTGVFFIVLNGLLTLLAVMGISPIMELIFGYSSRFRLMELMNLEQPLLQELMVKAPGTYHHSLVVSNMAEAGARVIGANALLAKVAALYHDIGKLKNPQYFIENISGKENRHNKLTPSMSALILISHVKKGVELAREHKLGPVITDLISQHHGTTLITFFYHKAQEMAEAKGEDPVREEEFRYPGPKPQSKEAGLILLADAIEASSRTLVDPTPSRIKGHIQSILRKIYTEGELDESQLTLKDLTLLTETFHRILTGIFHQRIEYPTIDRSGNKPAKPKEAPAEIAKPSPEQAA
- a CDS encoding PhoH family protein — encoded protein: MSHRSGFERRLDFDDSLLARDLFGPHNENVTLIAEKSGAQIDTRGSTATLRASSREAVSHAESVLVQLYGILRRGLPVGQGDVERALAVLAREPEARLGTVFSGDAVAVSPKKTVTPKSATQKDYVAAIREHDLVFGIGPAGTGKTYLAVAMAVSALLERRCKRLVLTRPAVEAGEKLGFLPGDMIEKVTPYLRPLYDALNDMLDFRKVHEMIETGVIEVAPLAFMRGRTLNDAFIILDEAQNTTPEQMKMFLTRLGLGSKAVVTGDVTQIDLPPRAVSGLVEARRILTDVAGLAFIAFHEEDVIRHPLVGRIVQAYERDLRQG